GGGTGAGTTCACACCCCGCCTCAAGCGATCCAGGGATTACACCGATGAGGGAAACCCGCTCCGGGCAGGTGCCGCGCATCTCGGTCAGGAAGAGCACCTCCTGGATGCCGATCTGGTGCGGCGACATCTTCAGCGGCAGCCGGTCGAGCATGATCTCTTCCTTTTCGAAGCGGTACAGCTTTCCCGGCTCTCCGGCCGCGTCCACCACGTCGAGTACGTAGATCCGCTCCGCCTCCTCCAGCTTGTGCGTCACCATGATCCCCAGCGTCCCGCCATCGAAGAGCTCCACCTCCTCCGGCAGATCGTAGTGCTCCTCCAGATAGCGGATGGCATGCACCCCGAACCCCTCATCGGAAAGGAGCAGGTTTCCCGCTCCGAAAATCAGTGTCCTCATAGCCGCTCCTTCCCTACAGCGCCTTCACCCGGGTGATCTCCTTACCTTCCGGATCGATGGCGTGCACAGCGCAGGCGATGCACGGGTCGAAGGAGTGGATGGTGCGCAGCACCTCCAGCGGCTTGTCGTGCTGAGCGACGGGGTTCCCCTTCAGGGAGGCCTCGT
The DNA window shown above is from Geomonas sp. RF6 and carries:
- a CDS encoding HyaD/HybD family hydrogenase maturation endopeptidase; this encodes MRTLIFGAGNLLLSDEGFGVHAIRYLEEHYDLPEEVELFDGGTLGIMVTHKLEEAERIYVLDVVDAAGEPGKLYRFEKEEIMLDRLPLKMSPHQIGIQEVLFLTEMRGTCPERVSLIGVIPGSLEAGCELTPPLQGRVAQVAEMVADELRADGLEVRRKAHNGD